A genomic stretch from Qipengyuania pelagi includes:
- the lptE gene encoding LPS assembly lipoprotein LptE produces the protein MRAIFASLALLGLSACGLQPMYAGGGNGAVAQGLAAVEVPAIPGRAGWLVRNELVDRLGAGGNAPARYRLDVRLDDQLEGLGVLGDDTVSRERRTLRARYQLVDVSNGEILLDATAGSDAGIDVVSSEYAVIAAEQTALENLSREVADRIVARIALRLREGPARVAE, from the coding sequence ATGCGCGCCATCTTCGCCTCCCTCGCCCTTCTCGGGCTTTCCGCCTGCGGCCTCCAGCCGATGTATGCGGGTGGCGGCAATGGCGCGGTGGCGCAGGGCCTCGCGGCAGTCGAAGTGCCCGCGATACCGGGCCGCGCCGGCTGGCTGGTGCGCAACGAACTGGTCGACCGGCTGGGCGCGGGAGGCAATGCGCCAGCCCGCTATCGCCTAGACGTGCGGTTGGACGACCAGCTCGAAGGTCTTGGCGTTCTCGGCGACGACACCGTCTCGCGCGAGCGACGGACCCTGCGCGCCCGTTATCAGCTGGTCGACGTCTCGAACGGAGAGATCCTGCTCGACGCGACGGCGGGCAGCGATGCGGGGATCGATGTCGTCTCCAGCGAATATGCCGTGATCGCGGCGGAACAGACCGCGCTCGAAAATCTCTCGCGCGAGGTCGCCGACCGGATCGTGGCGCGGATCGCCCTGCGATTGCGCGAGGGCCCTGCGCGGGTCGCCGAGTGA
- the leuS gene encoding leucine--tRNA ligase, whose amino-acid sequence MSETGFGAPFDPAIADANWQARWDEAQTFRADSDSDRPKSYVLEMFPYPSGRIHIGHVRNYTMGDVLARYKKAVGHEVLHPMGWDAFGMPAENAAMEKGVHPGGWTRDNIEHMKAQLKRLGFALDWSRELATCEPDYYGHEQALFLDLYEAGLVYRKESEVNWDPVDMTVLANEQVIDGKGWRSGAEVEKRKLSQWFLKITDFAEELLEGLGGLENWPDKVRLMQENWIGKSQGLEFSFDLSNGDTLPVYTTRPDTIFGASFVAVAADHPVAQSLDSQAAQDFIALCKKGGTTAAELETAEKLGFDTGLTAKHPFTGADLPVYIANFVLMGYGTGAVMGVPGHDQRDFEFATKYGLPIPRVVAASIEDADQPVTGEAESGEGVIVNSDFLDGMSVDDAKREIIARIEQQGCGAGKTVWRLRDWGVSRQRYWGTPIPFIHCDSCGVVPAPKSSLPITLPEDVDFQTPGNPLERHARWKHVDCPKCGGEANRETDTLDTFVDSSWYFLRFASQPKDKPFDRDEIAKWLPVEQYIGGIEHAILHLLYARFWTRALNRIGLIDVTEPFASLFTQGMVTHETYSRRDGGKTVYYAPDEISREAQRALLKSDGGEVEIGRVIKMSKSKKNVVDPDTIIDRYGADAVRWFMLSDSPPERDLPWSEAGIEGCSRFVHRLWRLFGQYDAGASGADKPLDRKTHQTIAAVAADVESLGFNKAVARIYELTGAVEKAAPSASRSAAIRTLVQLVAPMMPHLAEEAWANLGETGLVADAPWPEVDPALLVEDEVTIAVQHMGKLRDTLTAPKGASKDDLEKLALASDKVQRSIDGAAIRKVIVVPDRLVNIVT is encoded by the coding sequence ATGAGCGAGACGGGCTTCGGCGCGCCCTTCGATCCGGCTATTGCGGATGCGAACTGGCAGGCCCGCTGGGACGAGGCGCAGACCTTTCGCGCCGACAGCGATAGCGACAGGCCGAAGAGCTACGTGCTCGAGATGTTCCCCTATCCCAGCGGGCGCATCCATATCGGCCATGTCCGCAATTACACGATGGGCGACGTGCTCGCGCGCTACAAGAAGGCGGTCGGGCACGAGGTGCTGCACCCGATGGGCTGGGACGCCTTCGGGATGCCGGCGGAAAACGCCGCGATGGAAAAGGGCGTCCACCCCGGCGGCTGGACCCGCGACAATATCGAACACATGAAGGCGCAGCTGAAGCGCCTCGGCTTCGCGCTCGACTGGAGCCGCGAGCTGGCGACCTGCGAGCCCGATTATTACGGCCACGAACAGGCGCTCTTCCTCGACCTCTACGAAGCGGGCCTCGTCTATCGCAAGGAGAGCGAGGTCAATTGGGACCCGGTCGACATGACCGTGCTCGCCAATGAGCAGGTGATCGACGGCAAGGGCTGGCGTTCGGGTGCCGAGGTCGAGAAGCGGAAGCTCAGCCAGTGGTTCCTCAAGATCACCGACTTCGCCGAGGAATTGCTCGAAGGGCTGGGCGGTCTCGAGAACTGGCCCGACAAGGTCCGGCTGATGCAGGAAAACTGGATCGGCAAGTCGCAGGGGCTGGAGTTCAGCTTCGACCTGTCGAACGGTGACACGCTGCCCGTCTACACCACCCGGCCCGACACGATCTTCGGGGCGAGCTTCGTCGCCGTGGCGGCGGATCATCCGGTGGCGCAATCGCTCGACAGTCAGGCGGCGCAGGACTTCATCGCTTTGTGCAAGAAGGGCGGCACGACCGCGGCGGAGCTGGAGACGGCGGAAAAGCTCGGCTTCGACACCGGCCTGACCGCGAAGCACCCGTTCACCGGGGCGGACCTGCCGGTCTACATCGCGAATTTCGTGCTGATGGGATACGGCACCGGCGCGGTGATGGGCGTGCCCGGACACGACCAGCGCGACTTCGAATTCGCGACCAAATACGGCCTGCCGATCCCGCGCGTCGTCGCCGCCAGCATCGAAGATGCGGACCAGCCGGTCACTGGCGAGGCGGAGAGCGGAGAGGGCGTGATCGTCAATTCCGACTTCCTCGACGGAATGAGCGTGGATGACGCCAAGCGCGAAATCATCGCCCGGATCGAGCAGCAGGGGTGCGGCGCGGGCAAGACCGTTTGGCGCCTGCGCGATTGGGGCGTTTCGCGCCAGCGCTATTGGGGCACGCCGATCCCCTTCATCCATTGCGATTCGTGCGGTGTGGTTCCGGCGCCCAAATCCAGCCTGCCGATCACTTTGCCCGAGGACGTCGATTTCCAGACGCCTGGCAATCCGTTGGAACGCCACGCGAGATGGAAGCACGTCGATTGCCCTAAATGCGGTGGCGAGGCGAACCGAGAGACCGACACGCTCGACACTTTCGTCGATTCCTCCTGGTATTTCCTCCGCTTCGCAAGCCAGCCCAAGGACAAGCCCTTCGATCGTGACGAGATCGCCAAATGGCTGCCGGTCGAGCAGTATATCGGCGGGATCGAACACGCGATCCTGCACCTGCTCTACGCCCGCTTCTGGACCCGCGCGCTCAATCGCATCGGGTTGATCGACGTGACCGAGCCCTTTGCCAGCCTGTTCACGCAGGGGATGGTGACGCACGAGACCTATTCGCGCCGCGACGGGGGCAAGACGGTCTATTACGCGCCCGACGAGATCAGCCGCGAGGCGCAGCGGGCGCTGCTGAAAAGCGACGGCGGCGAGGTCGAGATCGGCCGCGTCATCAAGATGTCGAAGTCGAAGAAGAACGTCGTCGATCCCGACACGATCATCGACCGCTACGGCGCGGATGCGGTGCGCTGGTTCATGTTGAGCGACAGCCCGCCCGAACGCGACCTGCCGTGGTCGGAAGCCGGGATCGAAGGCTGCTCGCGCTTCGTCCATCGGTTGTGGCGCCTGTTCGGCCAATATGACGCAGGCGCGAGCGGCGCGGACAAACCGCTCGACCGCAAGACCCACCAGACGATCGCGGCGGTGGCAGCGGATGTCGAATCGCTAGGCTTCAACAAGGCGGTGGCGCGCATCTACGAACTGACCGGCGCGGTCGAGAAAGCGGCCCCGTCCGCCAGCCGCAGCGCCGCGATCCGCACGCTGGTGCAACTGGTCGCGCCGATGATGCCGCATCTGGCCGAGGAAGCCTGGGCCAATCTCGGCGAGACGGGCCTCGTCGCCGATGCGCCCTGGCCCGAGGTCGATCCCGCTCTCCTGGTCGAGGACGAGGTCACCATCGCGGTCCAGCACATGGGCAAATTGCGCGACACGCTGACCGCGCCGAAGGGCGCGTCGAAGGACGATCTCGAAAAACTGGCGCTCGCCAGCGACAAGGTGCAGCGCTCGATCGACGGCGCGGCGATCCGCAAGGTGATTGTGGTGCCCGACAGGCTGGTCAATATCGTCACCTGA
- a CDS encoding DUF3576 domain-containing protein codes for MTRLSASPRIIARAALLLGTTAALAACGGRERPVADLAAAQVNTIGVNSYLWRAALETVSFAPLLQADSAGGVIVTDWYANPSNPGERVKMTVTILDTDLRADALRVAASRQVAQGNSWVDAPVQAATVQKLEDIILTKAREFRRQTIAG; via the coding sequence ATGACCCGTCTTTCCGCATCTCCCCGCATCATCGCCCGCGCCGCCCTGCTGCTGGGCACCACTGCGGCGCTTGCCGCCTGCGGAGGGCGCGAGCGCCCGGTTGCCGACCTTGCCGCGGCGCAGGTCAACACGATCGGGGTGAACAGCTATCTGTGGCGCGCCGCGCTCGAAACGGTGAGCTTCGCGCCGCTGCTCCAGGCGGACAGCGCGGGTGGCGTGATCGTAACCGACTGGTATGCGAACCCGTCAAACCCCGGCGAGCGGGTCAAGATGACGGTCACCATCCTCGACACCGATCTGCGCGCCGATGCGCTGCGCGTTGCTGCCAGCCGCCAGGTCGCGCAGGGCAATAGCTGGGTCGATGCGCCGGTGCAGGCCGCCACGGTACAGAAGCTGGAAGACATCATCCTGACGAAGGCGCGCGAATTCCGCCGCCAGACGATCGCCGGCTGA
- a CDS encoding DNA polymerase III subunit delta produces MKLTQKDFASKAPNAARNAAIFFFCGQDEAGASAAAQALIAMLPEAGERVEMTGAQLRSDPALLGDEARSSSLFGDKRHIYARVSGDEAHDALKLLTETGDMGAGEACPVVVVATSATDKSRTAKLLEKRKDAVVAMFYPPNLESVTHQVRAMGDAAGVTLSGALAERIARAAALDVRLAQSEVTKLALYLDAAPQAPRQASAEDLDLIGASSEEDGFMPLVNAVLSGEQAKLSGELKRMREVSLNPVGLLLAFERRAAQLAKIAARLGPRQNLDELNRGEKASLGIFFKEERDIRTQLAYWRGARLDRLTTRLVELHRELLANSQAAELLLSQALAGMARRPGRR; encoded by the coding sequence GTGAAACTCACGCAGAAAGACTTCGCGTCGAAAGCGCCCAACGCGGCGCGCAATGCGGCGATCTTCTTCTTCTGCGGACAGGACGAGGCGGGCGCTTCGGCTGCGGCGCAGGCGCTCATCGCCATGCTGCCAGAGGCGGGCGAGCGGGTCGAGATGACGGGCGCGCAATTGCGCTCCGATCCGGCGCTGCTGGGCGACGAGGCGCGCTCCTCCTCGCTGTTCGGCGACAAGCGCCACATTTACGCGCGTGTCTCGGGGGACGAGGCCCATGACGCGCTCAAACTGTTGACCGAAACGGGCGACATGGGCGCGGGCGAGGCCTGCCCGGTCGTGGTCGTCGCCACCTCCGCCACCGATAAATCGCGCACGGCCAAGCTGCTCGAAAAGCGCAAGGATGCGGTGGTGGCGATGTTCTACCCGCCCAATCTCGAAAGCGTCACCCATCAGGTGCGCGCGATGGGCGATGCGGCGGGGGTGACTCTCTCCGGCGCGCTGGCCGAGCGGATCGCGCGCGCCGCTGCCCTCGACGTGCGGCTGGCGCAGTCGGAAGTCACCAAGCTCGCCCTCTATCTCGACGCCGCGCCCCAGGCGCCGCGCCAGGCTAGCGCCGAGGATCTCGACCTGATCGGCGCGAGCAGCGAGGAGGACGGGTTCATGCCGCTCGTCAACGCCGTGCTTTCGGGCGAACAGGCGAAGCTGTCGGGCGAGTTGAAGCGGATGCGCGAGGTTTCGCTGAACCCGGTCGGGCTGTTGCTGGCCTTCGAACGGCGCGCCGCGCAATTGGCGAAGATCGCCGCGCGGCTCGGCCCGCGCCAGAATCTCGACGAACTCAATCGCGGGGAAAAGGCCTCGCTCGGCATCTTCTTCAAGGAAGAGCGCGATATCCGCACCCAGCTCGCCTATTGGCGCGGCGCACGGCTCGATCGCCTGACCACCCGGCTGGTCGAACTGCATCGCGAATTGCTGGCGAACAGCCAGGCGGCGGAACTGCTGCTGTCGCAGGCGCTGGCGGGCATGGCGCGCAGGCCGGGGCGGCGATAG